The following coding sequences lie in one Equus asinus isolate D_3611 breed Donkey chromosome 1, EquAss-T2T_v2, whole genome shotgun sequence genomic window:
- the ZC3H12D gene encoding probable ribonuclease ZC3H12D isoform X2: protein MEIKKPSLAGESSWLWTGSGTEDTPTSKFLSPPGGKTRQGLIRLLEHVLEELERQAVLVYTPSRKVNGKRVVCYDDRYIVKVAYEQDGIIVSNDNYRDLQSENPEWKWFIEQRLLMFSFVNDRFMPPDDPLGRRGPTLSNFLSRKPKPPEPSWQHCPYGKKCTYGIKCKYYHPERPPHAQLAVADELRAQTRAWRGAGADEERPRGARAVVRAEQEAPRGAPAAAWPGPREPGTRSLPGARRAADVAALEGGFSRLAFRDDTGPRGPPPPGPGCALALGPRGPDWVAPGASRSPPALPGLLTPPSASGPQVALRGGVGPGDPQGDLLPQRRQPADPWALPQGTGRFPGRSAWAESRWGDSAFVGPSGSAPRAAAGDMDARARTRTALCSIFPPQEVDRVMALFPALSDVTKLILLIQRLQRSGAPVGNPSGASPSHRK from the exons ATGGAAATAAAGAAGCCTTCTCTTGCCGGGGAATCCAGCTGGCTGTGGACTGGTTCAGGGACAGAGGACACACCTACATCAAAGTTTTTGTCCCCTCCTGGAGGAAAGACCCGCCAAGGTCTGATACGCCTATTAGAG CACgtgctggaggagctggagaggCAGGCGGTGCTTGTGTACACCCCATCCCGCAAGGTGAACGGCAAGCGGGTGGTCTGCTATGATGACCGCTACATCGTGAAGGTGGCCTATGAGCAGGATGGCATCATTGTCTCCAACGACAACTACCGGGACCTGCAGAGCGAGAACCCCGAGTGGAAGTGGTTCATCGAGCAGAGGCTGCTCATGTTTTCCTTCGTCAACGACCG ATTCATGCCTCCTGACGACCCCCTGGGACGGCGGGGACCCACCCTGAGCAACTTCCTGAGCAGGAAGCCGAAGCCCCCGGAGCCGTCCTGGCAGCACTGCCCCTACG GCAAGAAGTGCACCTACGGCATCAAGTGCAAGTACTACCACCCGGAGAGGCCGCCCCACGCGCAGCTCGCGGTGGCCGACGAGCTGCGCGCGCAGACGCGGGCCTGGCGGGGCGCGGGTGCTGACGAGGAGCGGCCGCGGGGCGCGCGGGCGGTGGTCCGGGCGGAGCAGGAGGCTCCCCGGGGCGCCCCCGCCGCAGCCTGGCCCGGCCCCCGGGAGCCTGGCACGCGCAGCCTGCCCGGGGCGCGGCGGGCAGCGGACGTGGCGGCCCTGGAGGGCGGCTTCTCGCGGCTCGCCTTCCGCGACGACACCGGGCCCCGCGGGCCGCCCCCTCCGGGCCCCGGCTGCGCCCTCGCGCTCGGGCCGCGCGGTCCAGACTGGGTGGCGCCCGGGGCCTCGCGGTCCCCGCCGGCCCTGCCCGGCCTCCTGACCCCCCCGAGTGCGTCCGGCCCGCAGGTCGCGCTGCGGGGTGGGGTCGGCCCGGGGGACCCGCAGGGCGACCTGCTCCCCCAGCGCCGGCAGCCCGCCGACCCGTGGGCCCTTCCCCAGGGGACCGGCCGCTTCCCGGGCCGCTCGGCCTGGGCGGAGTCCCGCTGGGGCGACAGCGCCTTCGTGGGACCCTCGGGGTCCGCGCCCCGCGCCGCGGCCGGCGACATGGACGCGCGCGCCCGGACGCGCACCGCGCTCTGCAGCATCTTCCCGCCCCAGGAGGTGGACCGCGTCATGGCCCTGTTCCCCGCGCTCTCCGACGTCACCAAGCTCATCCTCCTCATCCAGAGATTGCAGAGGTCCGGTGCGCCCGTGGGAAACCCCTCAGGGGCTAGTCCAAGCCACCGCAAGTGA